gcccaggctggagtacctgctgggttcaagcgattctcctgcctcagcctcccaagtagctgggattacaggcgcccaccaccgcacccagctaattttttgtatttttttagtagagacaaggttttgtcatgttaaccaggctggttaaccacctgacctcaggtgatctgcttgcttcagcctctcaaaatgctgggattacaggcttgagccaccgtgcccagctccttACTAGTTTTGATAGGGCTTTTTTGTGGcttctttgagattttctatgtagatgattatgtcatctgtgaGTAAAGATaggttgactttttttcttttctgatctttattctttcatttcttttgctttccttttttcagTGACTAGAACCTAGAATATTGAAATGGCGTGCTGAGAGTGAGCGTCCTTGATTGTTCCCAATCTAGGAGAGAATCATCtaatctttcaccattaagaaTGATGTTAATTAATAGAATTTTGTTGATGTCTTTTTTGTATTTAGgaaattcccttctatttctagattatttaatttttatcattaatagacattgaattttgtcaaatgtttttgtCACCTATTGAGATGagcactttaaaaaatctgtatgcTCTTAATGTAGTGAATTACattggcttattttttaaaagattttattttgaagtaattttagcattacagaaaattttcaaaaatagcaCAGAAAATTTCCATTAATATTCTCATCTTATATaactataatacaaataaaagaacaGGAAACTAGCATTGTTGCAACtgatattattttgttattagcTAAATTACAATGCTTAATCTAATTTCATCAGTTTCCCATTCATTTCTttggtctttgtctttttttaaaatttaagatgcTATCCAGGATCCCACATCGTATTTACATGTTATTTCTCTTCAGTCTCCTTTCTTCTGTAACAATTCTAGTCTTTCCTGGACTTTCATACCTTaacacttttgaagagtactttgcatttctgtgacAAAAGTAATTGGAAATAAATAAGGACGGCATTACCACAAAGGGTCACAAAATGACTTTTGGaatattacatattttgtttGCGGTTGTCATAAACTTTCATCAAAAACTCATAGAaccatacacttaaaatggtGAATCTCACTGTGTGTACAATATGCACCATTAAACTTGatttaagaaaggaaagagaaaaacgaCAAATAATGTTATAAAAAGGATATAAGTACTATTTCAGTAGACATTCAAAAGATAATCACCAAAGTTATGAAGAGATTTATgtcagtaaatttaaaaacttaaaaatagacaaattcctagtAAAATGTAATTCATTAAAAGCTGATGGAATATAAAATAGCCTGAAAAATTCTCAGaaacattagagaaatgaaatacTTATTAAAAGTATTCCCGCAAAGCTAGTTATATGGGTAAGTTCTATCGAATTTTTACAAGGAATTGTTTCTGTCTTACATTCTTTGGAGTGGAAGTATGTGATTGTGTGTTACAAAATGTGGTGTTCTGAGGTAGTAAGTCAGGCAATATAGGTAAGCCTATGTTTTACTTGGCAATAGATATGCCCTGACATGGAACTTTTATTCTAAAGGAAGGGATGTTTCTTTCTAGTTGGAATGAAGCCTATGATATCATATGAGCCCCATCTTCAGTCTTCTACTGACAATGGAAAGTTAGGCCAGATGATGTCTACACTTATTTCATATCTACATTATATAAGTTTATGACAATTTATCTTAAAGCAAAATTGTCATCACTCCACAGACTGCCTCCTTTTTTTGATTTCCATATGCATGAACTATAGGATTATGtccactcatttaaaaaatcaagaaatgtaaCTGTCTCCTTTTTTGATTTCCATATGCATGAAGTATAGGACATGtccactcattttaaaaattaagaaatgtcaAAAAAGTGTAAGAGACTGTTGAAAGCCACACTGTCTCCTTCCCCTTGTGTGTCTGCTTATGGCTCTTAAATTTATCACAGATTTGACTTTCACTTAATCTCTAGCCAGAGTACTTGGATAGCCCTTAGCACTTAGTGAATGGGCATAGAGAGTTATGCACTTACATAGTACTTAAATAATAGTTGGCATTTAGTATTTGTGATGGCCCTTAGCAAATTGTTTCTCTGTAAATTGGAGtgtgataaaaatttattttaaagactatttCTGGTTGTATAATAAGCATCAGTAATTTTAAAGTACATAAAATACCAAGCGCGTTAAATGTTTTGTAGCCTTTCATGTTATCTTCTGATAATGGTTTCCTTATATTTGGAATGGGAATGATAATGCCAGCTCTCCCTATCTTACTACATAAAGGATAAAGAAACAAGGCtataatgtttattgagtataAATATACCTTCTGGATTATGTGTCCCCCTCCCCATActtgtgttgaagtcctaatccctagtacctcagaatgtgactgtatttgcagataaggtctttaaagaggtaattaagctAAAATGAGATTATTGGAATAGACACTGATCCAGCACGAGAAGTGTCCTTACAAGAGGAGGAGgttaagacacagacacacacagagggatgacACCTACAAGGCAAGGAGCAAGCCCTCACAAGAAATcaaccttgccaacacttgtaTGGCAGACTTCTAACCTTTAGAGCAGTGAGAAAATACCTTTCTGTTATTTGAGCCACCTACGCTATGGTACTTTGCTATGGCAATTCTTAcagtaaattaataaaacagaagaaatgagaTGACAGACAAAAATGCACTTTAGCAATTAAAGCTATTCAAATGCAAAGTTATATTGTCcaaattaacaataataaaagtaatgtCGATTCCCATATCTCTATGTGCTGATtttgctcttaattttttttttaatttttgcagttataggtttttatttttaggaatagaattcaaaataaaaagaatgtatttttcaaaaaataaataatggtaaaCTCTTTACAGTAAGCTCATCTGCTATatttgtcttctttggaaaacaaGAGTCACTAACTGTAGAGCACCATAGCTGCATGGAGGTGTTTCTCACTTCGTCCTTTTCCCCTttgcaaagaaagtaaaagatctCTGAAGGGTAGGTGGTTTAGGAAGCCCTGGACGTAAAAGAGTCTCCTATAAGATCTCTATTTGCCTACTGTTcgtaataataacatttttagaaGCAGCGTGAGACAATGGTTCTGAGTGTAGACTCTAGATCCAGACAGCCTGAGTTTCAACTAAGAAAAGTggtcaggcaccgtggctcacgcagCTACTGAGGCTCAGCTTTTCCTTGGCCAACACTGTCATTGTGTACAACCTTTGGTTATATTGTGATCAGAGTGAAACAAGATCTTTAATTGATGTTTCtccatgaatcacaaatataATGCATGTGGCTACTTACATCACATATTATTGTGAGCAAACTTTCAATTGTGAAAATGCATTTGACCAAAAATATAACCTGtctgaaatattgaaaaataaccAGTTATTCAGTGTAAGATCTAGGAATAGGTCCATGATTACAAACAATGTAACAAACCCAACAGTACAATAATATGGTACAGTTTCTTCCAATTACTATCAAGACAAAGAAATGGAGACTAAATAAGTGTGGTAGGTCTAAGGGGGCCATGCCATACTCCACTTATCATGCTGCTATGACATAAAAATACCCCACATCTCACTCCCCAACTCAACAATTCAGCCTCCTACATAACATCCACAGTACACGCTACGTCATCTCCTTCCTGGTTGCCAGGGCAACGTAGTTTATGCCTGTCAGATCTAAGTTGGGTGGAGAACACTGAGGCAAAGCTGTTTTCTCTAAGTCATCTTGACGAGTCAAGTTGCCAGCTTTGATGTTAACCCAGAGAATTTCCATAATAGTTTCTTCCAGGCCCCCTTCACCTCTTTATTTCTTAGACTGTAAATCATAGGGTTCAGCATTGGTGTCAAAATGGCATAAAAGAGAGAGATCAACTTCTCCTGAAGGACAGAGGGACTGGAGTGGGGATGGATgtaagtgaaaatggccatgccaTAGCACAGGGCAACCACGGTGAGGTGAGAGGCACACGTGTGAAaggctttcctccttccttctctggaCTGGATCTTTAAGATGGTGGAGATGATCCGGATGTAGGACAAAAGAACCAGACATAAGGGTGTCATCAGAAGAACAATGCTAGACACAATGATGGTGACCTCGTTGGAGGAGGTGTCCACACAAGCCAGCCTGATCAGAGCTAGAATTTCACAGAATATATGatcaataaacttgtttgtgcaCATGGGCAGCTGAAAGGTGATGGTGGTATGCATGAGAGAGTTAATGGATCCACTGACCCAGGATGTGATGGCCAACTTAGCACACAGCGCTCCATGCATGATCGCCGAGTATCGCAGGGGGTCACACACAGCCACATAGCGGTCATAGGCCATCACTGCCAGGAGAACAAACTCAATCCCACCTAAGgccagggaaaaaaataattgggCTGCACAGCTCTGCAACGAGATGGCTTTATGTTCTTCAAGAAAATGTGCCAGCAGCTGAGGGACTATGCTTGTGGCATAGGAGACATCAACAAGGGAGAGGTTGGTGAGAAAGAAATACATGGGAGTGTGGAGTCGGCTGTCCAGTCTGATCAGAAGAACAATGAGACAGTTCCCCAGCATGGTCACCATGTACATGACCAATAATAGGACAAAGAGGGAGACCTGAGCGTCCCAGTCACTGGAAAGGCCGAGGAGAATAAAGTCACTCACCCAAGTCTGGTTATCTGTTCCCATTAAAATATTCAAGGATTATTAATCTGTGGAGagagtcagaaaaaaacagaagctgTTGAGTAACCATAAtaataactttttactttttttattatactttaaattctgggatacatgcgcagaattcaagtttgttacataggtatacacgtgccatagtggtttgctgcacccatcaacccatcatctacattagctatttctcctaatgctatccctctcctagcccctcacccctcgacaggccctggtgtgtgatgttcccttccctgtgtccatgtgctctcattgttcaactctcacttattagtgagaacttgtggtgtttggttttctgttcctgtgtcagtttgctgagaatgatggtttccagctttatccatgtccctgcaaagaacatgaactcatttttttttaatagctgaatagtattccatggtgtatatgtgccacattttctttatccagtaaatcattgatgggcatttgggttggttccaagtctttgctattgtgaatagtgctgcaataaacatatgtgtgcatgtgtctttatagtagaatgatttctaatcctttgggtatatacccagtaatgggattgctgggtcaaatggtacttccggttctagatccttgaggaattaactcaagatggattaaagacttaaatgtaagacctaaaaccataaacactctagaagaaaacctaggcaataccattcaggacataggcatgggcaaagatttcatgactaaaacaccaaaagcaatggcaacaaaagccaaaattgacaaatgggatctaattaaactaaagaacttctgcacagcaaaagaaactagcatcagagtgaacacgcaatctacagaatgggagaaaatgtttgcaatctatccatctgacaaagggctaatatccagaatccacaaagaacttaaacacatttacgagaaaaaaaaacaagcccatcatgaataattttttaagaacacATATGTATATGACCCACCAGTGCTAGCCTCAGTCTTTAGATTATTCACGAAGCTAAGCTAATAACCTGGATTCCAACTGCATTATATCTACTCTGCTTCAGAGAGACAGGCCAGTCCCTAAATAAGGACATGATTTGTCTCAGGGACGTCGGTTAAAGCCTGGAGATAATGTAGTACAGTTTTAGGATTTCTACATTTTTACCATCTTCCCTTGATTCCAGTACAAGAAAAGCATGGTAATGGACAATTGTCTGAAAAATGATAAACAGCAAAGACAGACAATTGGAAAGTATCTCAAATACATGGACTAGACTCAGCTTGATGAAATATATGTATCATTTAccaaagaaaacattgggaagaGGCAAGGGTCTTGTGGAAAGAGCCTGGAATCAGAGAACCTAGGTTTTATCTAGCAGGTAGGTGATTTTTGTTTAGTGACAAGTTTCATACCTAAGATGGATTACTATTAAATGACTTATAGTTACATTTAAGGTCAAACTTAGATAGGTTATAGGAAAGTACTTGGTGTACACTAATTGGTAGTACTACTATAGTACTATGGGTGTTCGCAGTAAGATGACTTCTGCCTTGGGGTAAAGTAGCAAATGTGTTTACTGTCACATACCCTCcacaaaatcaaatataaattgaTAGCAACCTCTGATAGATCTGAAGGCTTGGATGCTTTGAGGATTCACTGGCCTTTTTGATAGGCTTTGGTTTCTTCAATCATTAGTGGGATAAAGGAGGACATTGTGATGGCAtcttgttctttgtatttttctcttttcaacttGCTACTGTTAAGAATCTATCCTTTAAATGCGGGTTTAAAAGAAAGCGAACAAAAAGATGAATGCTTAGACATTTTAGACACAAGGGATGTAGCCAAAGCAGGTGTTTAAAGACCCTTCTTCCCTGTCTTCAGGGAAGATGTGTTTTGGAATGGAGAttccctgatgttttcttttgcaaatgctttttcagtaaaACTAATGTGCTACATCATCAATTGTGAACCTTAAACAGAAACAGGTTACATTTGAAAAAGTTTTAGAACTGACTCCTTCTTATTTCATGTCCACCTATTCACTAACTTTTCTTTTATTGCAGTGTACACAGTAAGGGAAACTAGGAGAGAAAGGAGGCAGGGGGCATTGAGGGCAGAAGCAGGGCAAACTAGAATGTCTTAGCTACACGAGAAAGACTGTCAATGCTGCAAGTCGATAAAGTATTAAACAAAATATGTAGTTCCAGAAATGCTCGTCTCCTTCATGGTTCAgagtcacatttattttttctaaactcTCCCATAATGTTCTCCTCAAAAGTTTCTTCCGCCTCCAACACTTGCGCCTTTACTGCTCTGTCCTGATGCTCCCACCAGCACCCCTCAGGGTGCTTTTCTTCAATCCTGACCGGCCTGAGAATACATCTGATTGCCTCAGAGAAGACATTCTAATTAAATTCTACAACCTCAAGtatatattttactgaaaaataacTGCCAACCCTTGTTGAATAAATAGAAGATGTGCACCAGAAGTAGACATTTTTTCCACTAATTAGGCAAATATCTTGCAGTGCCATCTTTGCAAGATGCTGATTTCAGGGTGAAGATCACCCTTCCCTGTTCTCGAAGCGTTTGCTCATCAGTGGGGAAAAAGACGACACAGTGATTGTCACCAGATCATTTTCTCCTCTGCCCAACAGGAGACCCTGCGAGCCCGTGACTGACTGTGCTCCTCTCAGCCACCCTACACGTCTCTCCACTATAGTCCTTGTCACATTACAAATGAGTGACAGTGTCTCATCTCAGAGAAAATGTGAACTTCAGAGTCTAACAGCTTCTGTTGTGGAACCACATCTGTTTGTTCTGCTTCCCGAGACTTGGAGCAAGATACTTAGCATCTCTGAGCCTCATATTCTTCATGTGTGAAATGTGCCTAATATTGGCCAGCTGAAAGGTCCTGGGTGAAATTAAAGGAGCTGGACGACTAAAGTTCCTACAGGAGTGCTGGAACAGGCAGGTGTCTGTTATTTACTGATGATCCTTAGTCTTgatttcactctctctctttcagaaTCTTCTTTAACCACTTACTCCTCCTCTCTACCATCCTCACGTTCCTCTTGCTCCTAAGCAACTCCTTCTCCctcattataaaagaaaatatacagaaaatatttaggaaGCTTTAGCGTATAGATGGCATTCTAAATCCCCCTTCATTTCACATCCCTAATGACTAGAATCCATTTTCTGGATTTATTTCCTGATATTCATTCCTTAGCCAGTGGAAATTTCTACCCTCACTAATCtatagaatttgaattttttttttttttttttttttttttagatggagtttcgctctgtcgcccaggctggagtgcagtggcgcaatctcggctcaccacaacctctgcctcccagattcaagcgattctcctgtctcagcctcctgagtagctgggattacaggagcccaccactacgcctggctaatttttggtatttttcgtaaagacggggttttaccatgttggccaggctggtctccccgacctcaggtgatctgcctgcctcagcctcccaaagtgctgggattacaggcgtgagccaccgtgcccggccgaattTGAAAACTTAAAGGTTACTGATAACCTGTCATCAGCAATTCCAgagaattttattctatttgcatTCTTCACTCAGCTTTTAACAATGTTACCTATTTGTTCCTTCAAAGTCACAACTCTGTCATGCACTTCTGTCCTGATCTTCCTCCAATCCATTTGCCTTGTGAGCATTCTTAACCTTCTTAGTTCTCCTGCTCCGTTCTATGAGCATTTGCTAAGGTTCTGTGCTCAGAAGTCGGACTCTACTTCTAAAGTTTTTATTGGAAGGCTTGTTATTTCTAGCTATAATAATTAATATCAGCTCTATATGGCTCACTCTCGATTTCACATTTACCTTCTAGATTTCCCTCCAAAACTCCAAATGCATTCTGCAAAAGCTGAATGAATGTTTCCTAAATGTCTCACAAATGCCTGTACTCCCCTATCCACAAATGAAATTCCACCCTGTCCTCTTTATTTCTATCAACAGAATTAGATTTGTCCCACTCTTCCAATGaaccatcttttatttttccctcctcctccccatgaGTAAATCCTCTTCCTTTATATCTTCTATTGCTTATCATTCATCTTCCTCTTAATCTTCATCTACATTTCCCTTTGTCctcatcattcccattttataatcCTTTCCACTCTCTTTGTCAATTCAAACAGAGGATGAGTCGGATACAATCTTGGATAAGGCTTGAATCCAATCGCAAACATAGTCAGGCATAGTGAGTCTTCCCCATGTCATAGAGATGATGCTGTACATCACTATATATATGATGCCCCACTGCTAGGGAGTAAAAGACCAAAAGGTTTTCTCCTGGGAAAATTTGTTTGTACATCATCTTTTGTAAAACTTTTTTGAGTCTTCATCATATGTGGCCTCCTTTTGGAGCTCTCTACAACCTCAGCTGACGCAGAGTTCTGAACACAGAAACAGAGCACATGAAGATAAGATGCACAACTTAACAGCTATTTCTCTTTCATGCTGGTCTAAACAAACAAGAAGCTTACCTTTATACAGCGCAGCTCTCAGTGGAAATGGCATTTTTGTTTAGCGAAAGATTCATCTGACCTGTTGTTGAACACTTGGTTTTGATATACACGAAATACATCCATCTTGGAGAGGAGTATTTTCATCATCCTAGCGCTGGGGAATGGAGAACCCAGTGCCACTGGGCAGACAGTGTCCCCAAGATGGTTTTATATCCTGAGAAGAAAAATTGCTTTACTTCTTTGGGGTCTTGTTATCTACTTCCTGTCTTGATTTGGTTGTCTGACTTTTCACATAATCTGAATCCAATTACTGAGACCTAGTTTCTGAAACGTGCAATTCTGAAGTTCACCCTAGAGACATAATTTATCATGGTCTCATTCTGTTTATGCTACACCTTCTCTAGAGCTCTTGTCCCTCATATCTCAGAATATTCTTTTCCAGTGTAGTTTCCTCACTCTAGCAAGTTTCCATAGTGCAATCCCTAAGCTCATTTGAGAGATGCTGAATGACAGTCAGGAGACCTCAACTGCGGGCCCAGTTTGCATTCTAAGAGCCTTTTAACTTTGAACAATTAATTTAATTATcttacatttcatttttgtttctattgaaaagaaaatcaggctggccatggtggttcatgcttgtaatcccagcactgtgagagactgaggctggaggattgcttgaagtcaagTGTTCaaaatcagtctgggcaacagagtaagaccccaaccctacaaaaaaaaaaaagttttttagttAACTGGCcgtagtggcacatacctgtagtcctagccactcaggaggctgaaggtggaagattgcttgagtccaggagctcaaagTTAagttagctatgattgtgctactgctctccagcctgggcaacacagaaaaagaaagaaagaaaagaaagtcaaaatatttagTATACACACTCTTAGGAGAATAATTGAGATgacagactttaaaataattgacaatttttattttctggaaaggTAATATACCCCTACTACATGTTcatgaaatgttttattaatcTAGCCTTCTCGCCTAAGCATCTTCCCCAAAAATGATATAGAATTTATCCATGGTATCTCTATTTTTTAGTTAATAATCATtctcctctccagcctcagtttttaccccttctttttttctctgctaaTACTAAAGTCTGGAATTGAATAAACATACAACAAAAATGTACTTAAGCCTCTGGCCTTCAGAAAGCAAAATTACTTTCCTACATTTGTTACAATACTTAAGATGAGCAGGTttcaggctgagcatggtggctcacacctgtaatctcagcactttgggagaccgagtctggcagatcacctgaggtcaggtgatctgagcctggccaacatggtgaaaccccgtctctactaaaaaatacaaaaattagccagatgttatggtgggtgcctgtaatcccagctactcgggaggctgaggcagggagaattgcttgaacccgggaggtggaggttgcagtgagccgagattgcaccactgcactccagcctaggtgaaagagtgacactctgtcaaaaataataataataataataaaataaataaataaataagaggtttCGCATtcatagtttgtatttctgattGAAACTTCCTAATAAATCATATTGTACTATTTTTGCCCCTCTTTAAGCCTCTGTTTGTACCCACCCTCCGATGATAGCTCTGTGATGAGCTCTCAAATGTTAATCAGTGCCTGCAATGGTCATGTCTACCTCAGTCTAGGATTAAGTTGTTTTCTAAGCAAGGCCCCCCTCCAACAAAGTGGTGGACCATAAAGATTTAGTGCCCCAACCTCTTGGGAAATTACCCGGAACTAGCATACGTTTGAGGGAAACTACGGAAGAAGGTTACAGGTACTCCCAAATTGGCTCATACACACAGAAGTAATGGAGTGTGGGAGTGGCTGCATTGGCAACACAGAGCTGATAGATTCCCCTCAGGAGCTTCATGCATTAGAGTGTTAATTGCTGTCACCACTCCCAATTCTCAAGGGCAGGGCCTCCATGCCACTCTTATTTTTCTTGTGGAAGACTGTTCTTCTCTATCCCTGTTTCCTGCAGAACCCCACTGAAGCCTTAGGTCActctaaaaaaaattcataaaagctTGCTTGGTAGAGTTTTAGGCTATTCCCCTATAACCCAAATCTAGCTTTTATCCTTCAATGCAC
Above is a genomic segment from Macaca thibetana thibetana isolate TM-01 chromosome 3, ASM2454274v1, whole genome shotgun sequence containing:
- the LOC126951041 gene encoding olfactory receptor 2F1-like codes for the protein MGTDNQTWVSDFILLGLSSDWDAQVSLFVLLLVMYMVTMLGNCLIVLLIRLDSRLHTPMYFFLTNLSLVDVSYATSIVPQLLAHFLEEHKAISLQSCAAQLFFSLALGGIEFVLLAVMAYDRYVAVCDPLRYSAIMHGALCAKLAITSWVSGSINSLMHTTITFQLPMCTNKFIDHIFCEILALIRLACVDTSSNEVTIIVSSIVLLMTPLCLVLLSYIRIISTILKIQSREGRRKAFHTCASHLTVVALCYGMAIFTYIHPHSSPSVLQEKLISLFYAILTPMLNPMIYSLRNKEVKGAWKKLLWKFSGLTSKLAT